In Colletotrichum destructivum chromosome 8, complete sequence, the following proteins share a genomic window:
- a CDS encoding Putative major facilitator, sugar transporter, major facilitator superfamily, whose product MPLPKADTESPPIEEAYTGPRSSGSVGTADKGARASTAALLRNPLVGLTPDELIAEADSFTELKGLQEHQEIFRKGAMVAQVINKPDGFESITALDDEEKAVLRKEVTHRWSQPKSLYFLCALCAGSAIVQGMDQTAVNGAQEFYYNTFNIQDDAAMQGLINGAPYLCSALIGCWSSPLLNKYTGRRGTIFISCFFSVVTGFWMAAADTWYNLLIARFVLGFAVGAKSSTTPVYSAESTPKTIRGALTMMWQMWTAFGIALGFIVSVAFRDTDFLGENTQWRWMLASTSIPPLVVMVQVYFCPESPRWYMEKGKYQKAFQSNLRLRNHPIQAARDMFYAYKLLEIEAQAQSGRNWKDFFTVRRNRRAAMASYFVMFMQQFCGINAMMYYSTAIFTASGFEKSTALLVSMGMGLINWIFALPAFYTIDTFGRRNLLLVTFPLMSICLFFTGFSFYIPEGTARLACIVTGIYLFAAVYSPGAGPVPFTYSAEAFPLHIRDIGMSSATAVLWGFNFIISFTWPSLIKSWGETGAFMWYACWNIFGFVVAYFWLPETKNLTLEELDSVFSVRSKDHAEYYTSKLPWYANKYLLRRDVEPFPALYELAEDHHHHTDGAHKTSVHHNEAGPLSGVSGEKQT is encoded by the exons ATGCCTCTGCCCAAGGCAGATACGGAGTCTCCTCCTATTGAGGAGGCCTATACTGGTCCTCGCAGCTCCGGCAGTGTTGGAACTGCAGACAAGGGGGCACGCGCCTCGACTGCTGCCCTGCTCCGCAATCCACTCGTCGGACTCACCCCCGATGAGCTTATCGCGGAAGCTGACAGCTTCACTGAGTTGAAAGGATTGCAAGAGCACCAAGAAATCTTCCGGAAGGGCGCAATGGTTGCGCAGGTGATCAACAAACCCGATGGGTTTGAGTCCATCACCGccttggacgacgaggaaaaggCAGTGCTTCGCAAAGAAGTAACCCATCGCTGGAGTCAGCCGAAGTCTCTGTACTTTCTCTGCGCGCTTTGCGCGGGAAGCGCTATTG TACAGGGCATGGATCAGACAGCCGTCAATGGCGCCCAG GAGTTTTATTACAACACATTTAACATACAAGATGATGCTGCAATGCAAGGGTTGATCAACGGCGCTCCTTATCTCTGCTCTGCGCTCATCGGATGCTGGAGCTCTCCTTTGCTCAACAAATACAccggtcgacgaggaacaATCTTCATCTCATGCTTCTTCTCTGTCGTCACCGGATTTtggatggccgcggccgatAC CTGGTACAATCTTCTGATTGCTCGCTTCGTGCTCGGTTTCGCCGTTGGTGCAAAGAGCAGCACCACGCCCGTCTACTCGGCAGAGAGCACACCCAAGACCATTCGCGGTGCTTTGACAATGATGTGGCAG ATGTGGACGGCCTTTGGGATAGCCTTGGGTTTCATAGTATCCGTTGCTTTCAGGGACACTGATTTCCTAGGAGAGAACACTCAGTGGCGATGGATGCTCGCCAGTacatccatcccccccctgGTTGTAATGGTACAG GTCTACTTTTGTCCCGAGAGTCCACGATGGTACATGGAGAAGGGCAAGTATCAAAAGGCCTTCCAGTCCAATTTGAGACTTCGGAACCACCCTATTCAGGCAGCAAGGGACATGTTCTACGCATACAAGCTTCTCGAGATCGAGGCTCAGGCTCAGAGTGGTCGTAACTGGAAGGACTTTTTCACTGTGCGAAGAAACAGAcgggcggcgatggcttcATACTTTGTTATGTTCATGCAACAATTCTGCG GTATCAATGCCAT GATGTACTATTCGACAGCCATATTCACGGCGAGCGGTTTTGAGAAAAGCACAGCTCTGCTCGTGTCGATGGGAATGGGTTTGATCAACTGGATTTTCGCTCTTCCGGCATTCTATACCATCGACACTTTCGGCCGGAGGAACCTCCTTTTGGTCACTTTTCCCTTGATGTCAATCTGTCTGTTCTTCACCGGATTCAGCTTCTACATACCAGAGGGAACGGCAAGACTTGCCTGCATCGTAACGGGCATCTACCTCTTCGCAGCTGTTTATTCCCCAGGTGCTGGCCCAGTGCCGTTCACCTACAGCGCCGAGGCCTTCCCGCTGCACATCCGTGACATCGGAATGAGCAGCGCTACGGCTGTACTTTGGGGATTCAACTTCATAATCAGCTTCACCTGGCCCTCACTAATCAAGAGCTGGGGCGAGACCGGCGCCTTCATGTGGTATGCCTGCTGGAATatcttcggcttcgtcgtgGCCTACTTCTGGCTCCCGGAGACCAAGAACCTGACCCTCGAGGAGCTAGACAGCGTCTTCTCCGTCCGCAGCAAAGATCATGCCGAGTATTACACGTCCAAGCTGCCGTGGTACGCCAACAAGTATCTGCTGCGCCGCGACGTGGAGCCTTTCCCTGCTCTCTATGAGCTGGCGGAAgaccaccatcaccacacCGACGGAGCGCACAAGACCAGCGTGCATCACAATGAGGCTGGACCTTTGTCTGGGGTTTCTGGCGAGAAGCAGACCTGA
- a CDS encoding Putative phosphatidylinositol-glycan biosynthesis class S protein codes for MCCTCVPIPPNTTYRRATASPLCFPTSRSLRSPIQTLLHMATAAPMPGIDDTSSPAAGAGLPSDQPTTTVSPPQPESRKAPPPEKPSDVRRRSFVILAFWAIVLILGLPIWWMTTSIYRANLPLRDMEHWADGKACRPVFPLRISVRANKLQEQEAQNLLRLTQHALDDLNDFSGHHLRLQLAPQSDAPSATEDDSQIALTIRLSPGETMTASLNPHSPVLDITYPPNSIPSPTSSSSALASYIANELRSTYAEEQAIISYLLSAASGATDVKPQGTSPESAESLAKRTTRSLRYSPTYHLSFSLFTSGSAPNTWEVEAAIQAYMKPMLDVLSPIHNFTIDTQVQLYATPGAQSQVLSKEDLASFINAAEWPLSPSIGGAPTVNFLLFVGNQTIGLDSGSETSQSWLIPQWGTVYLLSLPPTTSHVPAATLKQPMLTFGGHLLSLLGTPQSGSLPLRLSTLTRIRSADLLLRASSTLGSLARLSRALPSISIPRNVADGVAKTMHHLELACASLGGPEGLEHARIAEAEAERAFFEKSMVGQLYFPDEHKIAVYLPLLGPVGVPLVMGLLNEIKAWRKRRRERAEAEAKKKL; via the exons ATGTGCTGTACATGTGTACCCATCCCCCCAAACACCACCTACCGACGCGCTACAGCTTCCCCGTTGTGCTTCCCAACTTCACGATCGCTGCGCAGCCCGATCCAAACGTTGCTGCATATGGCAACGGCTGCCCCAATGCCCGGCATTGACGACACAAGTAGCCCGGCAGCCGGCGCGGGCCTGCCCAGTGACCAGCCGACGACTaccgtctcgccgccgcaacCCGAGTCTCGCAAGGCTCCGCCCCCTGAGAAGCCGTCCGACGTGCGCCGCCGATCCTTCGTCATTCTTGCCTTCTGGGCCATTGTGCTGATTTTGGGCTTGCCAATATGGTGGATGACCACGAGCATCTATCGCGCTAACCTGCCGTTGCGTGACATGGAACATTGGGCAGATGGAAAG GCCTGTCGTCCTGTCTTTCCCCTCCGCATATCAGTGCGGGCCAACAAGCTTCAGGAGCAAGAAGCACAGAACCTTCTTCGTCTCACTCagcacgccctcgacgacctcaacGACTTCTCGGGTCACCATCTGCGTCTCCAGCTCGCGCCCCAGAGTGATGCCCCATCCGCCACCGAAGATGACTCGCAGATCGCCCTGACAATTCGTCTCAGTCCTGgggagacgatgacggcaTCGCTGAACCCGCATTCCCCGGTCCTCGACATCACCTACCCACCGAACTCGAttccctcgccgacgtcgtcctcttccgcGCTGGCCTCCTACATAGCCAACGAGCTGCGTTCCACCTACGCCGAGGAACAGGCAATCATATCATACCTTCTTTCAGCAGCGTCAGGGGCTACTGATGTGAAGCCTCAGGGCACGTCGCCCGAGTCGGCCGAGTCGCTGGCGAAGCGGACGACTCGTTCTTTGCGGTACTCGCCGACCTATCACTTGAGCTTCTCACTCTTCACTAGCGGCTCTGCCCCCAACACGTGGGAAGTTGAGGCAGCCATCCAGGCGTACATGAAGCCCATGCTCGATGTATTGAGTCCCATCCACAACTTCACGATCGACACTCAGGTGCAGCTTTACGCCACGCCTGGCGCCCAGTCTCAAGTCCTGAGCAAGGAAGACCTTGCGTCTTTCATCAACGCAGCCGAATGGCCACTCTCTCCGTCCATCGGTGGCGCCCCGACGGTGaattttcttctcttcgtcgGAAACCAGACGATTGGACTGGATTCAGGGTCCGAGACGTCCCAGTCCTGGCTGATCCCGCAGTGGGGAACGGTCTATCTcctgtcgctgccgccgacgacatcTCACGTGCCGGCTGCCACCCTCAAGCAGCCGATGCTTACTTTTGGCGGTCATCTGTTATCTCTGCTGGGAACGCCCCAGTCTGGGTCTCTTCCCCTCCGATTGTCGACTCTTACGCGTATCCGCTCAGCAGACCTTTTGTTGCGGGCATCGTCTACTCTGGGATCCCTGGCGAGGCTGTCACGGGCATTACCATCCATCTCTATTCCCCGCAACGTTGCGGATGGCGTTGCCAAAACCATGCATCACCTAGAGCTTGCGTGTGCAAGCTTGGGTGGACCGGAGGGGCTGGAACATGCCAGgattgccgaggccgaggcggagcgAGCCTTTTTTGAGAAGAGCATGGTTGGCCAACTCTACTTCCCCGACGAGCACAAAATTGCCGTCTACCTGCCACTGCTTGGGCCGGTAGGTGTGCCGCTGGTCATGGGCCTGTTGAACGAGATCAAGGCCTGGAGGAAACGAAGACGTGAGagagccgaggccgaggcgaagaaAAAGCTTTAG
- a CDS encoding Putative methyltransferase type 11, SAM-dependent methyltransferase gTMT-type has translation MVAAVENPNTELSQQYDTPLGLAHSTMQALKDRIKLHYDLASDYYLSLWGEHIHHGYWEDGSETKEKAQVNLIQLLLKLSNVGENSKVLDVGCGIGGTTRYLASTLGCSVTGITISTKQVEIANGLTKAEAAKDSEKPDVEADSDGFFRLGRGRVRFIELDAEKMGDFFAAEGGSFDAVWISEALSHFPNKALFFENTFKVLKTGGKLALADWFKAESINETDFVNDIKPIEDGMLLPPLCTQQEYVGLAKSAGLSTLAGPKDISKDVSKTWDITWSLVQNPSLWAFAFSQGRDGIAFLQSFRAMRRGYANGTFQYAVMSFEKPEKSKN, from the exons ATGGTCGCTGCCGTAGAGAACCCCAACACGGAGCTCAGCCAGCAATATGACACTCCCCTCGGCCTGGCTCACTCGACCATGCAGGCCCTCAAGGATAGGATCAAACTCCATTACGACCTTGCCAGTGACTACTACCTGAGCCTTTG GGGCGAACACATTCACCATGGCTACTGGGAGGACGGCTCCGAGACCAAAGAAAAAGCCCAGGTTAACCTCATTCAACTGCTTCTGAAACTCTCCAACGTCGGTGAGAACAGCAAAGTCCTCGATGTCGGAtgcggcatcggcggcactACCCGGTATCTCGCATCAACTCTGGGCTGTTCGGTCACCGGCATCACCATCTCGACGAAGCAGGTTGAGATCGCCAACGGGCTGACCAAAGCCGAGGCGGCAAAGGACTCGGAAAagcccgacgtcgaggcggacAGTGACGGGTTCTTCCGCCTGGGTCGGGGCAGGGTCCGCttcatcgagctcgacgccgagaagatgggCGACTTCTTCGCCGCGGAGGGTGGTTCCTTCGACGCTGTTTGGATCAGCGAGGCCCTTAGCCATTTCCCTAACAAGGCTCTCTTCTTTGAGAACACGTTCAAGGTGCTCAAGACTGGCGGCAAGTTGGCGCTCGCAGATTGGTTCAAGGCTGAAAGCATAAACGAGACGGACTTTGTCAACGACATCAAACCGATTGAAG ACGGCATGCTGTTGCCACCATTGTGCACTCAGCAGGAATACGTCGGCCTAGCCAAGAGTGCCGGGCTTTCCACTCTGGCAGGGCCAAAAGACATCAGCAAGGATGTGAGCAAGACTTG GGATATAACCTGGTCTCTCGTTCAGAACCCATCTCTTTGGGCCTTCGCCTTCAGTCAGGGGCGGGACGGTATTGCCTTCTTGCAGTCTTTCCGCGCCATGAGGCGGGGATATGCCAACGGCACCTTTCAGTATGCCGTTATGTCGTTTGAGAAGCCAGAAAAGAGCAAAAACTGA
- a CDS encoding Putative amino acid/polyamine transporter I — protein sequence MKRTTPRDRVAESAFASDDETVVVVQDGVALNAAGHRDQLRRQYGFLGLASMALTVDNAWVALGSSISVSILNGGPPGIIYGLLVAVFYYTLIGLSLSELASSVPTAGGVYHWATIAGGPRWGRALGFFTGWINFYGWLFSLASLLQISSNVAVSMYAVWNWDHYVSQPFHVYIGYLITLWGSAAFVVFANKYAPYTQHAGMWFVLIGGVVTIIVLAVMPKQHATHHFVWASFDENNATGWSGGVAFLLGVLNGAFTIGTPDSVTHMAEEMPHPKKDLPKAILLQIFLGFLYAFCFAVALSYAITDITALQGGFNSFPLTNIYMQATTSSAGIRSPGAAFGLLFIMLGCTLTCCVGLTLTVSRTYWALARDNAVPLSKVFARVNTSLSCPVWATLFVCVVATGLGAIPLGSSAAFLALAGSFIILTSVSYAIPFTANMLSARKYFPRGPFHLGKAGNIINGLAVLFIVLFDVLFCFPFVLPTTEATMNWSGVILVGTVAITALWWMVHAAENYPGPKVMDLYITTDGVASTITVADRAGFTATEVKATEVI from the exons ATGAAGAGGACAACGCCGCGGGACAGAGTTGCCGAGTCGGCCTTCGcctccgacgacgagacggtTGTCGTGGTTCAAGATGGCGTTGCTCTGAACGCTGCCGGTCACAGGGATCAACTCAGACGCCAATACGGGTTTCTTGGGCTTGCCAGCATGGCCCTCACCGTAGACAATGCCTGGGTAGCCCTGGGCTCTTCCATCTCTGTGTCAATTC TCAACGGCGGACCACCCGGTATCATTTATGGCCTCCTGGTTGCCGTCTTCTACTATACTCTCATTGGCCTGAGTCTGTCAGAG CTCGCCTCGTCAGTACCCACAGCCGGCGGCGTCTACCACTGGGCGACTATCGCAGGAGGTCCTCGGTGGGGCCGAGCACTCGGGTTTTTCACCGGCTGGATCAACTTCTACGGCTGGCTGTTTTCGCTGGCATCCCTGCTGCAGATCTCAAGCAATGTAGCCGTGAGCATGTACGCCGTCTGGAACTGGGATCACTATGTCAGCCAGCCATTCCACGTCTACATCGGCTATCTCATCACTCTCTGGGGGTCGGCCGCCTTCGTGGTCTTTGCCAACAAGTACGCACCGTACACTCAGCATGCGGGGATGTGGTTCGTCTTgatcggcggcgtcgtcaccatcatcgtACTTGCCGTCATGCCTAAGCAGCATGCGACCCATCACTTCGTGTGGGCATCTTTCGATGAGAATAACGCTACAGGATGGTCTGGCGGCGTTGCTTTCCTGCTGGGCGTTCTCAACGGTGCCTTCACGATTGGCACCCCTGACTCCGTCACCCACATGGCAGAAGAGATGCCCCATCCCAAAAAGGACCTTCCCAAAGCTATACTTCTTCAGATATTTCTTGGCTTTCTGT ACGCTTTCTGTTTCGCCGTTGCGCTGTCGTATGCCATCACCGACATCACGGCTCTCCAAGGCGGCTTCAACTCATTCCCTCTGACCAACATTTATATGCAAGCCACTACCAGCTCGGCTGGTATTCGAAGTCCTGGCGCGGCCTTTGGACTCTTGTTCATCATGCTCGGCTGTACTCTGACGTGTTGCGTGGGCCTCACGTTGACG GTATCGAGAACGTACTGGGCCCTTGCCCGAGATAACGCGGTGCCCTTATCCAAGGTGTTCGCGCGAGTCAATACAAGCCTAAGCTGCCCCGTTTGGGCAACCTTGTTCGTTT GTGTCGTCGCAACCGGTCTGGGTGCCATACCGCTCGGCAGTTCGGCAGCTTTCCTGGCACTGGCGGGCTCGTTCATAATCCTGACATCTGTGTCTTATGCTATTCCATTCACCGCCAACATGCTCTCGGCCCGGAAATACTTCCCGCGAGGGCCGTTCCACCTGGGAAAGGCCGGGAACATCATAAACGGACTCGCCGTCCTCTTTATCGTACTGTTTGATGTCCTCTTTTGTTTTC CTTTcgtgctgccgacgacggaaGCGACCATGAACTGGAGCGGTGTCATCTTGGTTGGCACAGTTGCCATCACAGCCCTTTGGTGGATGGTGCATGCGGCTGAGAACTATCCTGGCCCAAAGGTGATGGACTTGTACATTACTACCGACGGCGTGGCGTCAACAATCACAGTAGCAGACAGGGCTGGGTTCACCGCAACAGAAGTCAAGGCAACAGAAGTCATATAA
- a CDS encoding Putative peptidase M41 gives MAPVPTTTARQSLAHAGAVASHLWKRAAVVVLPEVARATTSHALARRNLTVNHTQGVTLGIIGAYAVIIAILWNVPFLRQVLWPFKMLVIAFHEFGHAITACCTGGKVLSITLDPNEGGATLMKGGKQAITLPAGYLGSSLIGGLLIFCGFNINASKIASMVLGVCFLLTLWWGKKDWLTILTVLLAVGLLIAAWFISHAQALRFVVLFIGVMSSLYSVWDICDDLIMRKVNSSDASVFAQRYGGSSRCWGLIWSVISVCLMAIAIVAGLAAFPQSFAEQENDSKNFLPTR, from the exons ATGGCCCCCGTTCCTACTACGACGGCTAGGCAGAgcctcgcccacgccggcgccgttgcctCACACCTCTGGAAGCgtgctgccgtcgtcgtcctccccgAGGTCGCCCGCGCAACCACCTCCCACGCACTCGCGCGCCGCAACCTGACCGTCAACCACACCCAGGGTGTCACTTTGGGAATCATCGGCGCCTACGCCGTCATTATCGCCATCCTCTGGAACGTCCCCTTCCTCCGCCAGGTCCTGTGGCCCTTCAAGATGCTCGTCATCGCCTTCCACGAGTTCGGCCACGCCATCACCGCCTGCTGCACCGGAGGCAAAGTGCTGTCCATCACCCTCGACCCCAACGAGGGTGGCGCCACCCTCATGAAAGGCGGCAAGCAGGCCATCACACTCCCGGCTGGTTACTTGGGCTCTTCGCTCATCGGTGGCCTACTCATTTTCTGCGGGTTCAACATCAACGCGTCAAAGATCGCCTCCATGGTACTGGGCGTCTGCTTTCTGTTGACCCTGTGGTGGGGTAAGAAGGACTGGCTCACCATTCTCACTGTACTACTCGCGGTCGGCCTGCTGATTGCGGCCTGGTTCATCTCACACGCTCAAGCGCTGAGATTCGTCGTT CTCTTCATCGGTGTCATGAGCTCCCTCTACTCAGTCTGGGATATCTGTGACGACCTCATTATGCGCAAGGTCAACAGCTCCGATGCCAGCGTCTTCGCCCAGCGTTACGGTGGCTCCTCTCGTTGCTGGGGCCTTATCTGGTCCGTCATCAGCGTTTGCCTAAtggccatcgccatcgttgcgggcctcgccgccttcccACAGTCCTTCGCCGAACAGGAGAATGATTCCAAGAACTTTCTGCCCACAAGATGA
- a CDS encoding Putative AMP-dependent synthetase/ligase domain, AMP-binding, AMP-binding enzyme domain, ANL, with the protein MPVPLALAVPAAVAAYSYVNARISLWYDRQLLTCALPATLSALWRERTDQLNQFYVLERAALNKSSAKRTFIVFEGKKYTYRETYDQVLKYGTWLRERFGVKPKDIVAMDFQNSDVFVFLWFGLWSIGAKPAFINYNLTGKPLAHCAKAAKTKLMLIDPNVVANVGDDVRTELDDVQFVVLDDAVHREIDATHPKRAPDTDRSESQYQNLAILIYTSGTTGMPKPAIVSWAKCIVGAVFTSRFTSNSPSEVFYTAMPLYHSSAALLGFLNSLEAGATICIGRKFSTKLFWEEVRSSGATIIQYVGETCRYLLAAPPQVDPSTGENLDAKHKVRVAFGNGLRPDVWNKFKDRFGIDSIAEFYAATEGSFGTWNLSRNDFAKGAVGRNGMLYSLVLGLDVALAQMDENNEAPLRDKKTGLCKPAKSGDPGELMFRLSPNDLDRRFQGYYGNPDATKAKIMRNVFSKGDAWFRTGDVVRWDCEGRLYFSDRIGDTFRWKSENVSTQEVGEAVGSHPSVQEANVYGVEVPSHDGRAGCAAVVLHDQPSEDVMKSIAQHVKNSLPKYALPIFLRVMPPEAMQTTGTNKQQKHVLRAQGVNPASTSVGVVYWLKNDTYVPFLQRDWDELNGGRMKL; encoded by the exons ATGCCTG TTCCGCTCGCCCTTGCGGTACCAGCTGCGGTCGCAGCTTATTCCTACGTCAACGCTCGAATTTCCTTGTGGTATGACCGACAACTGCTCACCTGCGCCTTGCCCGCGACTCTCTCCGCGCTCTGGCGCGAACGAACCGACCAACTGAACCAGTTCTACGTCCTTGAGCGCGCCGCGCTCAACAAATCTTCGGCCAAGCGCACATTCATTGTTTTCGAGGGCAAGAAATACACCTATCGGGAGACGTACGATCAAGTCCTGAAATATGGCACTTGGCTCCGGGAACGCTTCGGCGTCAAGCCCAAGGACATTGTTGCAATGGACTTTCAGAACTCcgacgtcttcgtcttcttgtGGTTTGGCCTCTGGTCCATCGGCGCAAAGCCAGCCTTCATTAACTATAACTTGACCGGCAAACCGCTAGCCCACTGCGCCAAAGCAGCGAAGACGAAACTGATGCTCATTGACCCCAACGTTGTCGCCAACGTTGGTGACGATGTGAGGACCGAGCTGGATGATGTGCAGTTTGTTGTGCTCGACGATGCTGTGCACCGAGAAATCGACGCCACTCACCCCAAGCGTGCGCCCGATACAGATCGATCCGAAAGCCAGTACCAAAACCTGGCCATCCTCATATACACGTCAGGGACGACGGGCATGCCCAAGCCGGCTATCGTGTCCTGGGCAAAGTGCATTGTCGGAGCTGTATTCACGTCGAGGTTCACCAGCAACTCCCCAAGCGAGGTTTTCTATACC GCCATGCCGCTGTATCACAgctccgccgccctgctgggCTTTCTCAACTCTCTCGAGGCGGGCGCCACCATTTGCATTGGACGAAAATTCTCGACAAAACTCTTCTGGGAAGAGGTTCGCTCGTCCGGGGCCACCATCATCCAATATGTTGGCGAGACCTGCCGATACCTTCTCGCCGCACCGCCTCAGGTTGACCCCAGCACGGGTGAGAACCTCGACGCGAAACACAAGGTACGGGTGGCCTTCGGCAATGGACTTAGGCCGGACGTGTGGAACAAGTTCAAAGACAGGTTTGGCATCGACTCCATCGCCGAGTTCTATGCTGCAACTGAGGGCTCCTTTGGGACCTGGAACCTGAGCCGCAACGACTTCGCCAAGGGCGCTGTTGGAAGAAACGGCATGCTCTACAGCCTAGTGCTAGGCCTTGACGTTGCGTTGGCCCAGATGGATGAGAACAATGAAGCGCCACTAAGAGACAAGAAGACGGGCTTGTGCAAGCCCGCCAAATCCGGCGACCCAGGCGAACTCATGTTCCGACTCTCTCCCAACGACCTAGACCGCCGCTTCCAAGGTTACTACGGTAATCCTGATGCTACAAAGGCCAAGATCATGCGGAACGTCTTCTCCAAGGGGGATGCGTGGTTCAGGACAGGTGACGTGGTGCGGTGGGATTGCGAAGGACGACTCTACTTCTCCGATCGTATAGGCGATACCTTTCGCTGGAAGAGTGAGAACGTATCGACGCAGGAGGTTGGCGAGGCGGTGGGCTCGCATCCGTCGGTACAGGAAGCCAACGTGTACGGCGTGGAGGTGCCGAGCCATGACGGTCGCGCGGGATGCGCCGCTGTCGTCCTGCACGACCAGCCATCGGAAGACGTTATGAAGAGCATTGCGCAGCACGTCAAGAACTCGTTGCCCAAGTACGCCCTGCCGATCTTCCTGCGCGTCATGCCCCCCGAAGCCATGCAGACGACCGGTACGAATAAGCAGCAAAAGCACGTCTTACGAGCACAAGGCGTCAACCCAGCAAGCACGAGCGTTGGGGTGGTCTACTGGCTGAAGAATGACACATATGTGCCTTTCTTGCAGCGAGACTGGGATGAGCTCAATGGTGGACGAATGAAGCTGTAA
- a CDS encoding Putative WD40/YVTN repeat-like-containing domain superfamily translates to MDLLALWTGVLAVIFVKLSLVEGTPQPTRQCAPIQKGSFTIQQYQLYPENADWDVENCILYFGYVSSGKPSSSIAETTVRSLFNASVAVYDPYKEKTIDIIMFDGITHNPSLHIGGVQVDPHTKLVSIVVDAAAPFNTGGRDISGDNFIIKYDAAKKRVLWNKNITSVSKGQYAGFQDIGHDPRGNTYIVGSFPGTILKVDREGSAVVPWYLPAKVNHTKIGFSGLAATGNILLSNSNEDFELYRFDMKAEKGSPVLVPRSPNTALAMTDAIYLPPVYGNRVLLVAENTKGITVLRSKDGSWQSAEHLGTVPNDSPLAQGGTVTAAVQVGSSIYMVEEFFADPPVMGSTAGNRSAFPMVDITSQVEDLLKR, encoded by the coding sequence ATGGATCTTCTGGCTCTTTGGACTGGTGTCCTGGCTGTCATCTTCGTCAAGCTGTCGCTTGTCGAGGGCACGCCACAACCGACGAGACAATGCGCCCCGATCCAAAAGGGGAGTTTCACGATTCAGCAATACCAACTTTATCCCGAAAATGCAGACTGGGACGTTGAAAATTGCATCTTATACTTTGGGTACGTCTCCTCTGGCAAGCCTAGCAGTAGTATTGCTGAAACAACTGTCAGGTCCTTGTTCAACGCCAGCGTAGCCGTTTACGATCCATATAAGGAAAAGACGATTGACATCATAATGTTCGATGGCATCACGCATAATCCCAGCTTACACATAGGCGGCGTGCAAGTTGATCCGCATACCAAGCTCGTCTCCATCGTAGTCGATGCCGCTGCACCTTTCAACACAGGTGGGCGAGACATATCGGGCGACAACTTTATCATCAAGTACGATGCTGCCAAGAAGCGGGTGCTATGGAACAAAAACATTACTTCTGTGTCCAAGGGCCAGTACGCTGGCTTCCAGGACATTGGGCACGACCCACGCGGAAACACATACATCGTCGGTTCGTTTCCAGGAACCATCTTGAAGGTGGACCGCGAGGGCTCTGCCGTCGTTCCTTGGTATCTACCTGCGAAAGTCAACCACACCAAGATCGGCTTCTCGGGGCTCGCTGCAACTGGGAACATTCTTCTCTCCAACAGCAACGAGGATTTCGAACTTTATCGGTTCGATATGAAAGCCGAAAAAGGCAGTCCCGTGCTTGTCCCTAGATCGCCGAACACGGCACTGGCTATGACCGACGCTATATACTTGCCGCCAGTATACGGCAACAGGGTGCTTCTCGTGGCCGAAAACACCAAGGGAATTACCGTCCTGCGCTCTAAAGATGGGTCGTGGCAGTCAGCAGAGCATCTAGGCACCGTGCCAAATGACTCCCCTCTGGCACAAGGAGGCACTGTTACTGCCGCAGTGCAAGTCGGCAGCAGTATCTACATGGTTGAGGAGTTCTTTGCGGACCCTCCTGTCATGGGATCGACTGCCGGGAATAGGTCAGCTTTCCCCATGGTCGACATCACCTCACAGGTTGAAGACCTCCTGAAGAGATAA